A genomic window from Clostridium aceticum includes:
- a CDS encoding metal-dependent hydrolase, whose protein sequence is MLGRTHIALGLTTALLAATFIDSFIIADKLDSIALGVMAIAALLPDLDMGTSSLGGKFGILKAHHIKKLWLVVLTVLGIFTIVYLKETPIFYGILFILLLGAVFSKDFAQKGYHMLRNFTQGMVGIGFIAAAYFYHQPPLAGIGIILIVLLFSKHRGLSHSIVFVLLNYIIIKSIIIFYDYVDYSLLFAISMTSHIIGDMFTRAGVMLFYPFSPKKIKFPFTIKTGGKLENLLFFTMCLLAFKLIKAL, encoded by the coding sequence ATGTTAGGAAGAACCCACATAGCCCTAGGATTAACAACAGCACTATTAGCAGCAACTTTTATAGATAGTTTTATTATTGCAGACAAACTGGATTCTATAGCATTGGGAGTAATGGCAATTGCTGCACTTTTGCCGGATTTAGATATGGGGACTTCTTCGCTGGGGGGAAAGTTTGGGATATTAAAAGCCCATCATATAAAAAAACTGTGGTTGGTGGTTTTAACAGTCTTAGGGATTTTCACCATCGTTTATTTAAAGGAAACACCTATTTTTTACGGTATTTTGTTTATTCTCTTATTAGGAGCTGTATTTTCTAAAGACTTTGCACAAAAAGGGTATCATATGCTGAGAAACTTTACCCAGGGAATGGTAGGAATAGGCTTTATAGCAGCAGCTTATTTTTACCATCAACCTCCCTTAGCAGGTATAGGAATTATCCTCATTGTGCTGCTTTTCAGTAAGCATAGAGGGTTATCTCATTCTATAGTTTTTGTACTATTGAATTATATTATTATTAAAAGTATTATTATTTTTTATGATTATGTAGACTATAGTCTATTATTTGCCATTAGCATGACTTCACATATTATAGGGGATATGTTTACAAGGGCAGGAGTAATGCTGTTTTACCCCTTTAGCCCCAAAAAAATAAAGTTTCCCTTCACTATAAAAACAGGAGGAAAACTAGAAAATCTATTGTTTTTTACTATGTGTTTGTTGGCTTTTAAGTTAATTAAGGCTTTATAA
- a CDS encoding HAD family hydrolase — translation MLKTILFDLDGTLLPFKMEDFIQKYFEGLGRKFKDYFTFKELQNLLWESTNYMIKNMETDKTNADAFFEDFYSKTNHSPNQLNPLFEEFYTHDFPKIKEVTKQSQDIIKSISLLKEKNYELVVATNPLFPKQAILHRVEWAGLNKADFAFITNFEEMHFCKPHLHFYQELLEKINRQPQECMMVGNDVEEDMVAKKLGCATYLIEDYKIQRSQKVDTIDHVGKYEDFYEFVKALPPIK, via the coding sequence ATGTTAAAAACTATACTTTTTGACTTAGATGGAACACTGCTACCGTTTAAGATGGAAGATTTTATACAGAAATACTTTGAGGGATTAGGAAGAAAGTTTAAGGACTACTTTACCTTCAAGGAATTACAAAACCTTTTATGGGAATCAACAAACTATATGATTAAGAATATGGAGACAGATAAGACAAATGCAGATGCTTTTTTTGAAGATTTTTATAGCAAGACAAACCATTCACCTAATCAACTAAATCCTTTATTTGAAGAGTTTTATACCCATGATTTTCCCAAAATTAAAGAGGTCACTAAACAAAGCCAAGATATTATTAAATCAATATCCTTATTAAAAGAGAAAAATTATGAACTAGTCGTGGCGACAAACCCACTGTTTCCTAAGCAAGCAATATTACATAGGGTTGAGTGGGCAGGTTTAAACAAAGCGGATTTTGCTTTTATTACAAACTTTGAAGAAATGCATTTCTGTAAGCCACACCTACACTTTTATCAAGAACTATTAGAAAAGATTAATAGACAGCCACAGGAATGTATGATGGTAGGAAATGACGTAGAAGAGGATATGGTGGCAAAAAAACTAGGATGTGCAACTTATCTGATAGAAGATTATAAAATACAACGTTCACAAAAGGTAGATACCATAGATCATGTAGGAAAATATGAGGATTTTTATGAATTTGTAAAAGCCCTACCGCCTATTAAATAA
- a CDS encoding cyanophycinase, with protein MEKEENIRLIIIGGGEDKRTDKEILKKVADLSGKDQANIAVITTATNYPLEVGEEYKRIFYDLGVNKVDTINIASRREANQRQVMKSLQDINCAFFVGGDQLRISSILGGTEFHNFIKNKLEEGMIVAGTSAGASMMSEVMVVEGDEEDAPRKCTVKMAPGMGFLKGVIIDQHFNQRGRIGRLLGAVAQNPYALGIGIDEDTAIIINDRNELQVIGSGVITIVDGKNIGYTNISEQYPNEPLAITNVNVHILPTRYKYSLLNRNAIVYEAQTSGIEEDSK; from the coding sequence ATGGAAAAAGAAGAAAATATACGTTTGATTATTATTGGTGGTGGAGAGGATAAACGTACTGACAAAGAAATATTAAAGAAGGTAGCCGACTTATCCGGTAAAGATCAAGCAAATATAGCAGTTATAACAACAGCTACCAACTATCCACTAGAAGTGGGAGAAGAATATAAAAGAATTTTCTATGATTTAGGTGTCAACAAAGTAGATACCATCAATATAGCCAGTAGAAGAGAAGCGAATCAAAGGCAAGTGATGAAGAGCCTACAAGATATAAACTGTGCTTTTTTTGTGGGAGGAGATCAGTTAAGGATTTCTAGTATACTAGGAGGCACAGAGTTTCATAATTTTATAAAAAACAAGTTAGAAGAAGGAATGATTGTAGCAGGCACCAGTGCAGGAGCTTCTATGATGAGTGAAGTGATGGTGGTGGAAGGGGATGAGGAGGATGCCCCTAGAAAGTGTACTGTTAAAATGGCCCCTGGAATGGGCTTTTTAAAAGGAGTTATTATAGATCAGCACTTTAACCAAAGAGGAAGAATAGGAAGGTTGTTGGGAGCAGTAGCTCAAAACCCTTATGCCCTTGGTATAGGAATTGATGAAGACACAGCCATTATTATTAATGATAGAAACGAACTGCAAGTAATTGGGTCAGGTGTGATTACCATTGTAGATGGAAAAAATATTGGTTATACCAATATTTCTGAGCAATACCCAAACGAACCTTTGGCTATTACCAATGTGAATGTTCATATTTTACCTACTAGATATAAGTATAGTCTATTAAATAGGAATGCTATTGTCTACGAAGCGCAGACAAGTGGAATAGAGGAGGACAGTAAATGA
- a CDS encoding competence/damage-inducible protein A: MKAEIIAVGTELLLGDIVNTNAQYIARRLADIGIFVYHQSVVGDNPERIKKAYEIAFDRADIVITTGGLGPTKDDLTKEIAAEYFKKELQLDEASLEIMKEYFLRRNQPITTNNKKQAYFPEGAIIVKNNNGTAPGCIIEDNKKTMVLLPGPPREMIPMLEEVVLPYLSKYQEGILVSKVLRICGIGESAMEDLISDIMEKQSNPTIAPYAKEGEVILRITAKAKDTDEAERLLLPVEKELHNRLQKYIYGEGEVSLEETVGTLLVDHQLTISTAESCSGGLLAAKIINYPGISSVFMEGMITYSNDSKIQRLGVKPETLTTYGAVSKETAAEMAEGVAKAANTDIGVSITGIAGPTGGTKEKPVGLIYAGTYIKGKVYTKELFFKGDRQKLRNFAATQTLCWLRWMLIQEGYDLH, encoded by the coding sequence GGTGGTTGGAGATAACCCCGAAAGAATAAAGAAGGCTTATGAAATTGCTTTTGATAGAGCAGATATTGTGATAACAACTGGAGGCTTAGGGCCTACAAAAGATGATTTAACAAAGGAAATAGCCGCAGAATATTTTAAAAAAGAACTTCAGTTAGATGAAGCTTCTTTAGAAATCATGAAGGAATATTTCCTGAGACGCAATCAGCCTATTACGACAAACAATAAAAAACAAGCTTATTTTCCAGAAGGAGCTATTATAGTAAAAAACAACAACGGTACGGCTCCAGGATGCATTATAGAAGACAATAAAAAAACTATGGTTCTTTTACCGGGACCTCCTAGAGAAATGATTCCTATGCTAGAAGAAGTAGTACTGCCTTATCTAAGTAAATATCAGGAAGGTATTTTGGTATCAAAGGTGTTAAGAATTTGTGGTATTGGTGAAAGTGCTATGGAAGATTTGATCTCAGATATTATGGAGAAACAAAGTAATCCAACGATTGCACCCTATGCTAAAGAAGGGGAAGTTATCTTAAGAATTACAGCTAAGGCAAAAGATACTGATGAGGCTGAGAGGCTATTGTTGCCAGTAGAAAAAGAACTGCATAATAGATTGCAAAAGTATATTTATGGTGAGGGAGAAGTCTCTTTAGAGGAAACAGTAGGAACACTTCTTGTAGATCACCAACTCACCATATCGACAGCAGAGTCTTGCAGTGGAGGATTATTGGCAGCAAAAATTATTAATTATCCAGGGATTTCTTCTGTATTTATGGAGGGAATGATTACCTATAGTAATGATTCTAAGATACAACGTTTAGGGGTGAAGCCTGAGACTTTAACAACCTATGGTGCAGTCAGCAAAGAAACCGCTGCTGAGATGGCAGAAGGTGTGGCTAAAGCAGCCAATACAGATATAGGTGTATCTATTACTGGCATTGCTGGTCCCACAGGAGGAACAAAGGAAAAACCAGTAGGTTTAATCTATGCAGGAACCTATATAAAAGGCAAGGTATATACAAAAGAGTTGTTTTTCAAGGGAGATAGACAAAAATTAAGAAACTTTGCTGCTACTCAAACTTTGTGTTGGTTAAGATGGATGCTAATACAAGAAGGATATGATCTGCATTAG
- a CDS encoding Na/Pi cotransporter family protein, with protein MEILFGVLGGLGLFLYGMNVMSNGLQKAAGDKLKSIIGMLTTNRIMAVGVGAIVTAIVQSSSASTVMVVGFVNAGMMKLTQAVGVIMGANIGTTITAQIITFKIDKYAPVIVGIAVAVWLFTKNRKIKQLAEAFIGFGILFIGMKFMGDALRPLRTYEPFREMLVNFGEHPFLAILAGFAITIAVQSSTASTGILLALAMEGLIPIRSGLPILFGINMGTTITAMLSSIGASNTAKRAAAFHFLFNLVGTAIFISFLQGPTYRIITYLTPTDIPRQIANAHTLFNITTTLILLPFAGLLVRVAKRIVPGEEEATRGIKYIDNRILETPSIATASAVKEALHMGNVAKESLENALDAFVKGDQKKIDETLSLEKVVNELERELSAYLVKLSNTDISLDNRDTVSGLFNTINDIERVGDHAENIAELAQYKMDNQLAFSDKALEELDKIAGLALRAYSNSLTALRNLDASLAMKVIENEGQVDFMEKNLRASHIERLNSQQCVPTSGVIYLDVLSNLERVADHSSNIAMAVLDKVRAQK; from the coding sequence ATGGAAATCTTATTTGGAGTATTAGGTGGACTAGGATTATTCTTATACGGAATGAATGTTATGAGTAATGGTCTGCAAAAAGCTGCTGGTGATAAGTTGAAATCCATCATTGGCATGCTGACCACCAATAGGATTATGGCTGTTGGCGTGGGAGCAATTGTTACTGCTATTGTGCAGAGTAGTAGTGCTTCTACCGTCATGGTAGTAGGTTTTGTAAATGCTGGTATGATGAAGCTGACACAAGCAGTAGGGGTTATTATGGGTGCCAATATTGGTACTACGATTACAGCCCAAATTATTACTTTTAAGATTGATAAGTATGCACCGGTTATTGTGGGGATTGCAGTAGCAGTATGGTTATTTACTAAAAACAGAAAAATAAAGCAACTGGCGGAAGCCTTCATCGGATTTGGTATACTTTTTATTGGTATGAAATTTATGGGAGATGCCTTAAGACCTTTAAGAACCTATGAACCCTTTAGGGAAATGTTAGTAAATTTTGGTGAACATCCTTTTTTAGCTATATTAGCAGGTTTTGCTATTACCATAGCAGTACAAAGTAGTACCGCTTCTACTGGTATTTTATTAGCATTGGCGATGGAGGGATTGATCCCTATTAGATCAGGATTACCTATACTATTTGGGATTAATATGGGTACGACTATTACAGCTATGCTTTCTAGTATAGGGGCAAGTAACACAGCAAAACGGGCAGCAGCTTTTCACTTTTTGTTTAACCTTGTAGGTACGGCTATATTTATCTCTTTCCTACAGGGACCAACTTATAGAATTATTACCTACTTAACTCCAACTGATATACCAAGACAAATCGCTAATGCCCATACCTTGTTTAATATAACCACTACCTTAATTTTACTGCCTTTTGCAGGTTTGTTAGTAAGAGTGGCAAAGAGGATTGTTCCAGGGGAAGAAGAAGCGACGCGAGGTATAAAATATATAGATAATCGTATTTTAGAAACTCCTTCCATTGCGACAGCAAGTGCTGTTAAGGAAGCCCTCCATATGGGAAATGTAGCAAAGGAATCTTTAGAAAACGCATTGGACGCTTTTGTAAAAGGTGATCAGAAAAAAATTGACGAAACCTTAAGCCTAGAAAAGGTGGTTAATGAATTAGAGAGAGAACTATCTGCTTATTTAGTAAAATTATCCAACACCGATATTTCTTTAGATAATCGTGATACTGTCAGTGGTTTATTTAATACGATTAATGATATTGAGAGGGTAGGAGATCATGCAGAAAATATAGCGGAATTGGCTCAATATAAAATGGACAATCAACTGGCTTTTTCTGATAAAGCATTGGAAGAATTAGATAAAATTGCTGGGTTAGCTTTGAGGGCTTATAGCAATTCTTTAACTGCTTTAAGAAACCTAGATGCCAGTTTGGCTATGAAGGTAATAGAAAATGAAGGACAAGTAGATTTTATGGAAAAAAACTTAAGGGCTAGTCATATTGAGAGGTTAAATAGTCAACAATGTGTACCAACCTCTGGGGTGATTTACCTTGATGTATTGAGTAACTTAGAAAGAGTTGCTGACCATTCTTCTAATATTGCTATGGCAGTGTTAGATAAAGTAAGGGCACAAAAATAA
- the cphA gene encoding cyanophycin synthetase: MKLLRTKVYPGRNVYAHFPVVRADVDLQDYVNIPTCDIKGFNEELLKILPGLTQHKCSIGEVGGFVIRLNRGTYLAHVMEHMTLEIQKLLGYDLKFGKARYLENESVYYIVFSYENPTAGEEAAILAFDIIHALLHKETIDLEKGLQQIKDKIAVNELGPSTAAIVEEAKKRNIPVTRIGGNSLIQLGYGKYAKKVEATITENTNCIAVDIAGDKELTNSILHIHGIPVPEGRAVENYEESKSIIQQIGFPVVVKPYNGNQGKGVSLNLKSMREVKKAFTIAKKYSSKVLVEKYILGKHYRIAVVGEEVVAVSERIAAHVIGDGINNIKDLIDRENLNPLRGEGHEKPLTKINIDDVMLLLLKKSGRSLEDIPQQGEIVYLRENDNLSTGGVAIDVTEAIHPDNVRLAINAARVIGLDVAGIDITTPDIGRSIGQEGGAVIEVNACPGIRMHHYPSQGEKRNVAKTIIDKLFPEGQPHSIPIVSVTGTNGKTTTTRMLAKIFKESGLLVGVTSTGGVFVQEEQIIHGDTTGPKSAQAVLMDKRVELAVLETARGGIVNKGLGYDLADIGVLTNIGDDHLGIDGINTLEEMADVKSLIVEAVKKEGYAVLNAEDSYIDRIMERVECNIVFFSKDLSNEILQKHIINKGKAVYLKEKTIFIFDGEKEIEVIETEKIPATFGGVLEHNIENSMAAIAAAHAYGIDVKIIYTALSQFYTDAINNPGRFNVFDMKNFKVIIDYGHNIDGYSKVLEGLKKIKAGRLIGVIGVPGDRTDINILKIGEISGKYFDYAYIKEDKNLRGRKVGEVAEFLKKGCGIGGLNEYSMEIQLCEIEALKKAMTKAEAGDMIIVFYEEYVPLVEAIETFKNKIDTVDSEVPDLKIARTSP; this comes from the coding sequence ATGAAGCTGTTGAGGACCAAGGTATATCCTGGGAGAAATGTCTATGCTCATTTTCCTGTTGTTAGAGCAGATGTGGATTTACAGGATTATGTAAATATACCTACCTGTGATATAAAAGGATTTAATGAAGAACTTTTAAAAATTTTACCAGGTTTAACACAACACAAATGTAGCATTGGTGAAGTAGGCGGATTTGTAATCAGACTAAATAGAGGAACGTATTTAGCACATGTCATGGAGCATATGACATTGGAGATTCAGAAGCTGTTGGGATATGATTTGAAGTTTGGTAAAGCAAGATATTTAGAGAATGAATCTGTATACTATATTGTATTTTCTTATGAAAATCCTACTGCTGGTGAAGAAGCAGCTATTTTAGCCTTCGATATTATCCACGCTCTTTTACACAAAGAAACTATTGACTTAGAAAAAGGATTACAGCAAATAAAAGATAAAATTGCTGTCAATGAGCTAGGGCCTAGTACTGCTGCTATTGTGGAGGAGGCTAAGAAAAGGAATATACCTGTTACGAGAATCGGAGGCAATAGTCTTATACAGTTGGGCTATGGAAAGTATGCGAAAAAGGTTGAAGCTACAATCACAGAAAACACCAACTGCATTGCAGTGGATATTGCTGGTGATAAGGAGCTTACCAATAGTATATTGCACATTCATGGGATTCCAGTGCCAGAAGGAAGAGCAGTAGAAAACTACGAGGAATCTAAAAGTATTATACAGCAAATCGGTTTTCCTGTAGTAGTAAAACCTTATAATGGTAATCAAGGAAAGGGTGTATCTTTAAACCTTAAATCTATGAGGGAAGTAAAGAAAGCTTTTACTATAGCTAAAAAATATAGCAGCAAAGTATTAGTAGAAAAGTACATCTTAGGAAAGCACTATCGAATAGCTGTGGTAGGAGAAGAGGTGGTTGCGGTTTCAGAACGTATTGCAGCCCATGTCATAGGTGATGGTATAAACAACATCAAGGATTTGATTGATAGAGAAAACCTTAATCCATTAAGAGGAGAAGGTCATGAAAAACCACTGACAAAGATTAACATTGATGATGTGATGCTGTTATTACTAAAGAAAAGTGGCAGAAGCTTGGAGGACATTCCGCAACAAGGAGAAATCGTATACTTAAGAGAGAATGATAACTTAAGTACGGGTGGCGTTGCTATAGATGTAACAGAAGCTATTCACCCTGATAACGTCAGATTAGCTATAAATGCGGCTAGAGTTATAGGTTTAGATGTAGCGGGAATTGATATAACTACGCCAGACATAGGGCGATCTATAGGGCAAGAAGGAGGGGCAGTTATTGAAGTAAATGCTTGCCCAGGTATAAGAATGCATCACTATCCATCTCAGGGTGAAAAAAGAAATGTAGCAAAGACAATTATTGATAAATTGTTTCCTGAAGGGCAGCCTCATTCTATACCAATTGTTTCTGTAACAGGAACCAATGGGAAAACCACTACCACCAGAATGTTAGCAAAGATTTTTAAAGAAAGCGGTTTGTTGGTAGGAGTGACCAGCACTGGTGGTGTTTTTGTTCAGGAGGAACAAATTATTCATGGAGATACGACAGGACCTAAAAGTGCACAAGCGGTGCTAATGGATAAGAGAGTAGAGTTGGCAGTATTGGAAACTGCAAGAGGTGGTATTGTAAACAAAGGATTAGGTTATGATTTAGCAGATATTGGGGTTCTTACTAATATCGGCGATGATCATTTGGGAATCGATGGCATCAATACTTTAGAGGAAATGGCAGATGTTAAATCCCTTATTGTAGAAGCAGTAAAAAAGGAAGGCTATGCAGTATTAAATGCTGAAGATAGCTATATAGATAGAATTATGGAAAGAGTAGAATGTAATATTGTCTTTTTCTCCAAAGATTTATCAAATGAGATTTTACAAAAGCATATAATAAATAAGGGAAAAGCAGTTTACTTGAAGGAGAAAACAATCTTTATCTTTGACGGAGAAAAAGAAATTGAAGTGATTGAGACTGAAAAGATTCCGGCTACCTTTGGAGGAGTCTTAGAGCATAATATAGAAAATAGTATGGCAGCTATAGCGGCAGCACACGCTTATGGAATAGACGTAAAAATTATTTATACAGCATTAAGTCAATTTTATACAGATGCCATTAATAATCCGGGTAGGTTTAATGTATTTGATATGAAGAATTTTAAAGTAATCATTGATTATGGCCATAATATAGATGGTTACAGTAAAGTGCTGGAGGGACTAAAGAAAATCAAGGCAGGGCGTTTAATTGGGGTAATAGGTGTACCAGGAGATCGTACCGATATAAACATTTTAAAAATAGGAGAAATCTCTGGAAAATATTTTGACTATGCTTATATCAAAGAAGATAAAAATTTAAGAGGCAGAAAAGTTGGAGAAGTAGCAGAGTTTTTGAAAAAGGGTTGCGGTATTGGAGGACTTAATGAATATAGCATGGAGATTCAACTATGTGAGATCGAAGCTTTAAAAAAGGCGATGACAAAGGCTGAGGCAGGAGATATGATCATAGTATTCTATGAAGAGTATGTTCCACTGGTTGAAGCAATTGAAACCTTCAAAAATAAAATTGACACAGTAGATTCAGAAGTTCCAGATTTGAAAATTGCAAGAACTAGCCCCTAA
- a CDS encoding cation diffusion facilitator family transporter, whose translation MKLNEQESFFSNKINRVIFITIIMNVFLVLMKLGAGHFSGSKALIADGLHSASDIVTSIGVIIGIGIAKKPRDEQHQYGHEKVETIAAFLLSIALIYTGIKIGLGSALSIIHKDMVIPGKFALYAALLSIVIKELQYQITFKVGKEANSSALMADAWHHRSDALSSIAAFIGVLGGRLGFTILDPLAGVVVSAIVMKVGIEIFIDCFQQLIDVSIQLKELESVKHSILRKSKVQCINDIRTRKHGSKVFVDIRVCVDATMDIYNGHCVAEEVENIIRSEVNNVKDVIVHLDPFPEESQQKEVI comes from the coding sequence ATGAAGCTAAATGAACAAGAGTCTTTTTTTTCTAACAAAATCAATCGTGTTATATTTATTACAATTATCATGAACGTATTTTTAGTATTAATGAAGCTAGGAGCCGGACATTTTTCAGGAAGCAAAGCTCTAATTGCAGATGGATTGCACTCAGCTTCTGATATCGTTACCTCTATAGGTGTAATTATTGGTATAGGGATAGCAAAGAAACCTAGAGATGAGCAGCATCAATATGGCCATGAAAAAGTAGAGACGATAGCGGCTTTTCTTTTGTCTATAGCACTTATTTATACGGGTATAAAAATTGGATTGGGATCAGCTTTGTCTATTATTCATAAAGATATGGTTATTCCGGGTAAGTTTGCCTTATATGCAGCTCTTCTGTCTATCGTTATAAAGGAATTGCAGTACCAGATCACTTTTAAAGTAGGAAAAGAAGCCAACAGCAGTGCCTTGATGGCGGATGCGTGGCACCACCGATCTGATGCACTTTCATCAATAGCAGCTTTTATTGGGGTTTTGGGTGGACGCTTAGGTTTTACTATATTAGATCCTCTAGCAGGGGTCGTTGTTTCTGCTATTGTGATGAAGGTTGGTATTGAAATATTCATAGATTGTTTTCAACAATTAATAGATGTATCTATTCAACTAAAAGAGCTGGAAAGTGTAAAGCACTCTATATTAAGAAAGAGTAAGGTACAGTGTATTAATGATATTAGAACAAGAAAACATGGTTCTAAAGTTTTTGTGGATATAAGGGTTTGTGTAGATGCTACTATGGATATTTATAACGGACATTGTGTAGCTGAAGAAGTAGAAAATATTATCAGAAGTGAGGTAAATAACGTAAAAGATGTGATTGTTCACTTGGACCCATTTCCAGAAGAATCTCAACAAAAAGAAGTGATTTAA
- a CDS encoding AzlD domain-containing protein, translating into MQLFFIILGMAMVTFIPRLLPVFIIDKLSLPSWASKWLKTIPYAALGALIFPGILTVESSLPIIGFVGGIAAMIIAFFKLHVIYVIFGSILTVMLMKFLLL; encoded by the coding sequence ATGCAGTTATTTTTTATTATATTAGGTATGGCGATGGTAACTTTTATCCCAAGACTGCTGCCAGTTTTTATTATAGATAAGCTGAGCCTGCCTTCTTGGGCAAGTAAGTGGTTAAAAACTATTCCCTACGCTGCCTTAGGTGCTCTGATTTTTCCTGGAATTTTGACAGTGGAAAGCAGTTTGCCTATCATCGGTTTTGTAGGGGGGATTGCAGCCATGATCATAGCTTTCTTTAAATTACATGTTATTTATGTAATATTTGGCTCAATTTTAACTGTGATGCTCATGAAATTCTTGTTATTATAA
- the acpP gene encoding acyl carrier protein — MLFEKVKEIIAEQLGVSDVESITPATSLINDLDADSLDAVEIIMAIEDEFGVEIPDEEAEGFKNIGDIVEYVEKNK, encoded by the coding sequence ATGTTATTTGAAAAAGTTAAAGAAATTATTGCAGAGCAACTAGGAGTTAGCGATGTTGAGTCTATTACACCGGCGACTTCTCTGATTAATGACTTAGATGCTGATTCATTAGATGCGGTAGAAATTATTATGGCTATCGAAGATGAATTTGGTGTAGAAATCCCTGATGAGGAAGCAGAAGGCTTCAAAAACATTGGAGATATTGTTGAGTATGTTGAGAAAAACAAATAA
- a CDS encoding Asp23/Gls24 family envelope stress response protein, which yields MSKDPMEIIGEKGRIKIAHDILMTIARHTAEEVEGIVSIKGGLPGGIIELFSKKTSTKKGVKIQNEETQVVINLSVVVDYGAVIPDIIKKVQEKVKSSVESMTDIQVSKVNVFVQDVVIT from the coding sequence ATGTCAAAGGACCCTATGGAAATTATCGGAGAAAAGGGAAGGATCAAAATTGCTCATGATATTCTCATGACAATAGCCCGCCATACTGCTGAAGAAGTTGAGGGCATTGTATCCATAAAAGGTGGTTTGCCAGGAGGAATTATAGAGCTTTTTAGCAAAAAAACCAGTACCAAAAAAGGTGTAAAAATACAAAATGAAGAGACGCAAGTAGTAATTAATCTCTCGGTGGTGGTGGATTATGGTGCTGTTATTCCTGATATTATAAAAAAAGTACAGGAAAAAGTAAAAAGTTCGGTAGAATCTATGACAGATATTCAAGTCTCAAAAGTAAATGTTTTCGTTCAAGATGTAGTTATTACATGA
- a CDS encoding AzlC family ABC transporter permease, which translates to MQSKNSYFFNKFSLFSSKNSSTFWQGVRHGLPIVIGYLPIAISFGVISSQTGIPLLHTALMSFIVYAGASQFMAVNMLGMEILGLEIVFATLILNFRHFIMSMSLMNKLQHLPLAQKIPLSFGVTDETFAMLSMEQKEDEHLSFYFVAGIMLSVYLSWGLGTIIGGLLSMVIPPSIGASMSIGLYAMFIGLLLPAVQKNYSVGLIAFLSGGLCYLFGLFLNSGWAIVAATLVGGLLGSFFIKGE; encoded by the coding sequence ATGCAATCAAAAAATTCTTACTTTTTTAACAAGTTTTCTTTATTTTCATCTAAAAATTCTTCTACCTTTTGGCAGGGTGTACGGCATGGACTTCCTATTGTAATAGGGTATTTGCCTATTGCGATTTCTTTTGGTGTTATTTCTTCCCAGACAGGGATTCCTTTGCTTCATACTGCCCTTATGTCTTTTATTGTATACGCCGGTGCTAGCCAATTTATGGCTGTAAATATGCTAGGCATGGAAATCTTGGGGCTTGAAATTGTTTTTGCTACCCTTATTTTGAACTTTCGTCACTTTATCATGAGCATGTCCCTCATGAATAAGCTTCAACATCTTCCATTAGCACAAAAGATTCCTTTATCCTTTGGAGTGACGGATGAAACTTTTGCTATGCTTTCTATGGAGCAAAAAGAAGATGAACATCTTAGTTTTTATTTTGTTGCTGGTATTATGTTAAGCGTTTACCTTTCTTGGGGTCTTGGAACAATTATCGGTGGACTTTTATCTATGGTGATTCCTCCTTCCATTGGTGCTAGCATGTCCATAGGTCTTTACGCAATGTTTATTGGGCTCTTATTGCCAGCGGTTCAAAAAAATTATAGTGTTGGTCTCATTGCTTTTTTAAGTGGTGGTCTATGCTATTTATTTGGTCTCTTTTTAAATTCTGGTTGGGCAATTGTAGCAGCTACCTTGGTAGGTGGTTTGTTAGGAAGCTTTTTTATAAAAGGAGAGTGA